The proteins below are encoded in one region of Gallus gallus isolate bGalGal1 chromosome 12, bGalGal1.mat.broiler.GRCg7b, whole genome shotgun sequence:
- the ACAD9 gene encoding complex I assembly factor ACAD9, mitochondrial isoform X1, whose amino-acid sequence MQIPEEYGGLGLSHTMYARLGEITSLDGSIAVTLAAHQAIGLKGILIAGTDEQKAKYLPKLASGEHIAAFCLTEPGSGSDAASIQTRATLSEDGKYFLLNGSKVWISNGGLASIFTVFARTEIIEKDGQVKDKITAFIVERDFGGVTSGKPEDKLGIRGSNTCEVNFENTKVPIENVLGQIGGGFKVAMNILNSGRFSMGSASAGMIKKLIEMTAEHACTRKQFNKKLSEFGLIQEKFCFMAVKAYVMESMAYLTAGMMDRPGFPDCSVEAAMVKVFSSEGAWACVSEALQILGGLGYMKDYPYERYLRDSRILLIFEGTNEILRMYIALTGMQHAGKILTDKIKEIKKGNVGLALQELVNKVRDTTGRKVDYGIMEERGGLVHPSLQDSGKKLEENVYYFGTTVRGLLTRFGKTIVDEQLALKRVADIVINLYAMTAAISRASRSISIGLRNHDHDVLLTNIFCSEAYFKNNYAMAQLQKYADENLDDHIKKAAKQILEKRAYICSHPLDRTF is encoded by the exons ATGCAGATTCCAGAGGAATATG GTGGTCTTGGACTATCGCACACCATGTATGCACGGCTGGGAGAAATCACCTCATTAGATGGATCCATCGCAGTTACTCTGGCAGCTCACCAGGCTATCGGGCTGAAG GGAATCCTGATTGCTGGCACTGATGAGCAGAAAGCCAAGTACCTGCCTAAGCTGGCCTCTGGGGAGCACATTGCTGCTTTTTGTCTCACTGAACCTGGAAG tggAAGTGATGCTGCATCCATCCAGACAAGAGCAACCCTCAGTGAAGATGGGAAATACTTCTTATTAAATGGCTCCAAG GTTTGGATATCGAACGGCGGCCTTGCTAGTATTTTCACAGTGTTTGCTAGGACAGAGATTATTGAGAAGGATGGACaagtaaaagacaaaattaCTGCTTTCATCGTAGAGCGAGATTTTGGTGGAGTCACCAGTGGGAAACCTGAGGATAAGTTAGGCATTCGAGGCTCCAATA CCTGTGAAGTGAATTTTGAAAACACTAAAGTGCCTATAGAGAACGTACTTGGACAAATAGGAGGAGGATTTAAG gttGCCATGAATATCCTGAACAGTGGGAGATTCAGCATGGGCAGTGCATCTGCTGGAATGATTAAAAAATTGATAG AAATGACAGCGGAGCATGCTTGTACCAGGAAACAATTCAATAAGAAACTGAGCGAATTCGGATTAATTCag GAGAAGTTTTGTTTTATGGCTGTGAAAGCGTACGTAATGGAGAGCATGGCTTACCTCACTGCAGGGATGATGGACAGGCCAGGCTTCCCAGACTGCTCCGTGGAGGCAGCCATGGTCAAG GTGTTCAGTTCTGAAGGTGCGTGGGCTTGTGTAAGTGAAGCTCTGCAGATCCTTGGAGGCCTCGGCTATATGAAGGATTACCCCTATGAACGCTATCTCAGAGATTCCAGGATACTGCTCATTTTTGAG GGAACAAATGAAATTCTGCGAATGTACATCGCTCTGACGGGGATGCAGCACGCAGGCAAAATCTTAACTGACAAAATTAA AGAaatcaaaaaaggaaatgtagGATTGGCACTGCAGGAGTTGGTGAACAAAGTACGGGACACAACGGGCAGAAAAGTGGATTACGGGATCATGGAAGAACGTGGTGGATTGGTGCATCCCAGCCTCCAG GACAGTGGCAAGAaacttgaagaaaatgtttattacTTTGGAACTACAGTGAGAGGCCTACTCACTCGGTTTGGCAAG ACAATAGTGGATGAGCAGTTGGCTCTGAAGAGAGTGGCAGATATAGTTATTAATTTGTATGCAATGACAGCAGCTATTTCCAGAGCGAGCCGGTCCATCAGCATTGGCCTCAGAAACCACGACCATGAC GTGCTTCTTACAAATATCTTCTGCAGCGAAGCATATTTCAAGAATAATTACGCCATGGCTCAACTGCAGAAAT ATGCAGATGAAAATCTGGATGACCACATTAAAAAGGCTGCAAAGCAGATACTGGAAAAGAGAGCTTATATCTGTTCCCACCCACTGGACAGGACATTCTAA